A region of the Nothobranchius furzeri strain GRZ-AD chromosome 13, NfurGRZ-RIMD1, whole genome shotgun sequence genome:
tattagcATTGGCCAAGACCCCACAGGAGGCTGGGTAATAAGAGTACAGAAAATAATTGACCTGCTTTAGTTTCACATTGAATGTTTTGACAGTGGAGGCAGTGGCGCCCCCAGAAAGTTTTCATGGGGGCTCAGTGAATATTTTAGGGCACACACCAAGTGTGGCAACTCAGGCATCATTTAGCCTTCAGCTGTGACAACATGCACCAACACATTTACCTCAAATTTAACAAACTACATTGTTTCAGTAAAAATAAACGTCTCagttatttaaattatttttaattcTACATTTATTGTTTTAGCGTTTTAGAATCGTTTAATTTGCCCGTTGCtgtctgaacaaaaaaaaaagtttatatttcttttttttaaatggtgagcagcattgAGTTTATTTACTGGGTTTTATAATTATGCCGTGATAAAACAAGATGGTTTAtttgaacatgaaaattgtttATGTAAGTAGGGTAGGCCCTCGCTGGGGAGCCAGTGGGGTGGCCAGCCATTTTCCAGTGGGATAGGGGccttggccacccctggccacctttTGGGGACACCAGTGATTTGGAGCCTTACTTTATTCGAAATTATAGGAAAATTCAgcaaaagaaaatgtaaaaacataaatTTGTGTTGTGTAGGTTTGCTTGGCGTTCAACCCCCAGAGCACATTGGTGGCAACAGGCAGCATGGACGCCACTGCCAAGCTGTGGGATGTGGAGAGTGGGCAGGAAGTGGCCACCCTGGCTGTGAGTTTGAAGTCCTCGGAATTCACTTTTTTATTTTCTGTAGCTGGATTATGACTCATGTAGATCTATTGTATAAATATTAGTTATTAAACTGCCTAATAACCCCCTTTGGGCCATACTGAGTCTGGTATGCACACTGATTGTGTGATTGGTTTGCTGGTTCAGTCTCTGAGAAGTTATGCAATCCTCAAGCTTTATTATCATTAGAAAAAAATCAGGCTAGACTCAAAGTTTAGCTTTACTTTTCTGATGTTTGTTTTCAGTTTATTTGCAGTCAAAAGCagagaaaatataaaaaatatgtaAGAAAACACAATAATTCAATGATTCTCGTGTTTCCTTCTTTCCATTTGTTCCAGGGACACACAGCAGAGGTCCTCTCGCTGTGCTTCAACACACTCGGCAATCTTCTTGTCACCGGCTCATTTGACCACACTGCTGCCGTGTGGGATGTTGCTTCCAAAAGGTTCTGGATCTTGGATACTCATTACTAACAGGGATCCTGATTACGACACTGTAgttaaattcttttttttttctgtttgcatCTTAGACGAGTTTACACTCTGATTGGTCACATGGGAGAAATAAGTAATGTTCAGTTTAACTGGGATTGCTCCCTCATAGTATCTGGTTCCATGGATAAAACCTGTAAGGTGAGCTCTACGACTCAGAAGTGCGTGTTTACACTTTTTGTATACTTACTCAGCAATGTCTCACATCACTGGAACCACTTTGGTATAAAATAAGTTGTTTGTTTCAAATTTACTGCGAAAGGAACAGCTCGTCGCACGTCCTCTCTCTTGTCTTTAAGGTTCCTGTCACTTTAGGGGGAACAATTCTAATCAAATTAGTTAATTATGCCAAGATGACTCATGCTCACAAGTAGAAATTATCCACTTCACGGCTCATGCTTAAGGGCTGCAGTGGTTGAAATAAAGCCGTCCCTGACAGCCagcaacaacatgaaagcatatATTTTAAGACTCACATGTTTAGGTGTGTATTTTTTTGTCCTTATCTAACTTCTGCATGATTGAATTTCATCGTGAGTTTCACTGCATAATTTTACTAAAACCAGCTTTTAAATTAAAGGGATGCAGCTAATCCTTAACTTTAATTTCAAACAGGCATCAGATACATTATTTTAAAAACAATGCAGTCAATTTAAACCGATTATAACCAAAGCTTGTAGGATTGTCCATTCTAAAAAGGAGACTACTGCACAAACCTTTACATTTAATTTGGACCTAAACTTGATATGAAAAAAGGTTATTTTGTTTAATTCATGCAGAACTGTTAACTTTTCTGATGCGTTTGAAGCACATTCTGACCCTGATGAAGAAAACAACTCAATAAAGCTGACTTGTGCATGTTTGCAGTTGTGGGAGGCCGTCAGTGGGAAGTGTGTAGCCACCCTAGTTGGACACACACAAGAGGTGTTGGATGTGTGTTTTGATTTAAGTGGTCAACTCATTGCTTCTGCTTCTGCTGACGGTAAAGATCCATCCTTATTATTACAGTTAGTGTTCTTTACAGACAGTCTCTCTTTTGTAGTACTATTGTATTTGTGTAATACTTAAAATTAGGATTCCTGGAAACAGAATCTTTTCATACGTGAAAATGTAAAAGAAATCCTCGCTGTCCCTCTTTTAGGTACAGCTCGAGTGTTTAGTGCACCCACACATCAGTGTCTGGTGACGCTAAAGGGCCATGGCGCAGAGATCTCCAAGGTACGCCAGCGAAACTCAAACAGCTATCCCAACACAGTCACGCTATGTTTAGCTGCTTTGCTATAAATTATTGCATGTAACAGTAAATTTAGTATTACGTTAATATTGATTTAAAAATATTTGCAATGAAATGTTTTAAATTTTGATCATTACTGAAACACAGGTATAATTAAAAAGGTTTCACTAATAATACTGGTATTTATGGATGTTAGATATCATCGCTCTAACATTAATATCAACTGTAAAATGTCATTTCGGAACATATTGGTATTGTTTTCAGtctctttttaaaacacatattAGACATCAAAGCTACTTCTCTTTCTCAGAATGATAAcacatgacagatctgaggtaaggtttctgagatattttagcacaacttgtgaagtagaaatttgcACTGTGTAGTGAATCTACGCTGTCCTCACAGCGGATAGCTACATGTAGCTAAGCAGCTAACAAACAACTAcaaaacaagaatcttcacccaaggttTGATTTTCTTATCTGAAGGTCTTCGTATGTGGTTTTTTTTCCCACCAAAGCTGCAATATACAGACAAAAAACTAATGCATTACTAAGTAATAAATACATCGTCACTTTTCCTATtactaacttaaattgaagtagtaATTTTAGCTGTTTTCTGTGGTCTTAAACCATCAATTTGACTTTTTACCTCTGGTCTATAAACTAGTGTTACACGTAAAACCCACAGCGGAAAAACAACTCTTTACCTGGTGTTACGTTGCTCTGTGAAGCCAAACCGACTGAGACCTGTGTGTAATTTGCTTTAGTCTAGCCTTGTTTCGACCCTGTTCTATAATGAAACTGATTTGCCACCATTTGCTATTCATGAGCGTGTTTCCTTCTGGATCTGGCTCAGAGGGGTTTGGGTTCTCTGGATGTGTTTACTGAAACACAgagtgagttaataaatagtctgGATGGTGGATGATCCCACAGGATTATGACTCTAATCTCTCCCTTAGAGGACACTTCTCCCCCTCCCCTGCACACTCTTTTTCACCCTTTTTCAGATTTTTTACTCCCCTTTCTAGTTTACTATCTATTTCTCTCTGATTGCATTATGTCTTAGTGCCACTTTGCACCAGTCCACCTTGATCCTCCGTTATCATATAAAATGTTCATGCACTGCTAACAGAATTGAAACCAATGCTTTTATGTTATATAAATAAaagaaacttgaattgaattgacttgcTTTAACATGTCAGGAATTTACAAGATCTTTAATTTTGTAATTTTGTAATAGCTGCTTGTTGCTGTAATCATTCCCATCTTGGATCCTCCATTAGCTTTTTTCTTAAACATCAGGCCTAAACTCGATCTTCTTCATTAGATTTATTGCCTACAGTAACTTCAAATGTGAAAGGAAGAAATTCAGATGTTTACAGACCCTTGTGTAATAATTTATATAATAAATCTGATCATCTAATCTAATCCACTTTACATAAACTAGACTGTGAGGATCGGAGTAATATAATTTCCCTCTTAGCACACCAGGTTACACAGTGCCCACCATTAGCTGACAGTTATAAAACTACAGATGCAGATTTTATGAAATCATGACAAAGGTTTTGTCCTGTTGGATTTTTAAGAACGCGTAGCCACAACCTCGTCAACAAGAGGCTCCAGTCAGAGAGATTAATCACAGAAGCAGATATTAAATTTATAAATTTACTGGGAGGCTTAACTTGTGTCCATTTAAATCGACTCATGCACGAGTATTTGTGTGGTATCTGCAATAAAACAACGGCAAACACCATGAGTTAAATGCACAAAAGCTAATAAAGCCATGCTGCTAACTCTGTTCCATCACAGCATGCTACGTTAGCATACCTAGCTCAACAACACATAGCAGTAGCCTCACTCGGTTAACTCAAATGAGAATTGCCTTAACTACCACTGGAATGGTTATTTACACTTTAGCAGAACACTGGTGCGGTGAACCTGTAACATCACCTGACACTGCCCTTTAGTGGGAAATCAGCACACCAAAAGTGAAACGTTACTAGAGTTTGGGAACATTTGGGGTCACGAGGAAGCAAAttacatctgtgtgcagcatagtagctaaaagcagcatcaccctgtttggttctgacccggcgttctagctgactgcttcctaaggatctcagagccctgttgggtgtatatacaggaaggaCTATTGAAACACTGTTGAAAGTGCTTTAAATTGCCTATGTCCTTGCATTTTTACCCCCATTCTCTTAGATTCAGCACACCGTTGCTCATGTAGAACACACTTACCCCTGAATGAggttaacgttatattttatctcCATAGATCTGCTTCAGCCCTCAGGGCAGCAGAGTCCTGACGGCCAGCTCAGACAAGACGGCCCGTCTGTGGGATGTTCATTCCGGAGCCTGCCTTCAAATCCTGGAGGGCCACACTGACGAGATCTTCTCCTGCGTCTTCAACTACGAGGGTGACACCATTATTACAGGTATCCATGGAGACAGCACATCTGACTGCCACATGTGAATCTGACAACCTTGCGTCTTGTGGTAAAAATGTAAGGCCCTGAGGGGTAAATACATTTCTCCACACCTGATGCTGCAAGTGTTTAATTGCAAATGCTAAGGAAACGCATGCAGCTGCGTCCTTCTGTGCAACcacctttttgtgtttgttctcCCTACAGGCAGCAAAGATAACACATGTCGGATCTGGTACTGACCCTTCCCAAGACCCATCAGAGGCTCAGGCGCATCAACACCACAGTTTTGGACATGGGTCACTttgaataaacaaaaataaacatgtttataaaCTCACACAGCTCCTTAGCTATGTGCAGTTTGCAAAcacttaaagctacaatggtaaATTTGGAAGCttattttcatgcctcttaacaacattctactgTGATATAGCTATAGACGTGTTGTGCagattaaaagtaaataaaatggaaaaaaataatgaaaaaagttgttctctcacatttgtctaaaaaccaccATCAATAACACTTTTCGGTCCAAAATCAACAATTGGCCCATTTGGTTGTTTGAACCACtggacttccctgggtcctccattatcaaacactcacatatttagcagcacaacaccactggtgtgagaggatctccgctcaataatatcaggggaggagaaacagccggctgctacttcaactttagggcaaactaccagagtcacaaaaagaaaaataccatttgatgtcacagaaaacaaaaaacatttgaacttggaaaacggtgactggtgtttagcatcaTTTCGTTTCCTTTGGCATTGTGGGCTCCAGGTTCCGATGGAAGCATcttagggaagatacccgaggggaggggagaGCGTTTCGTGGCTGAGTTTgccttcaaaacctagcttgattGCAggtttgctataacagctttaacatTACTTGCTAATGTCTGAGCTGAAACAAAACACTTGGATCAGGCACAGCGGTGGAGGAATGGGGTTGGGCTTGAAGCCATGATGTCAACCATGAGACCCACCGCACACCAGAGCCAAAGTGTAAAGGAGTATCATGCAATAATGCAAAGGAGTCGAAGAGAAGCATCATGGCTGAAAAAGACGAGTAAAGTGCTGCAATAGTTTCTTATGAAGAAGCTGTGTTGAGGATTTTGGAGAGCAGAGATCAAAGCGTTTGACCTGaagcaaaaatgtaaaaaaatgcaaaagtgGGCCAGCATTTCTCCACAACAATCTGAGAAATGGAAACTGCACAATATTTAAGCACGCTACTGCAAAAGGGGATTTGATCAACTATTGCCATATATAGCTATTATATGATCACTTTTTATTGTTTATCTAATGTTTAATGTGTAATATTTACCAAGGTCAACAAATCAGACGATGTTTATGAAAAATCGTTTCAACAGGTATGTTTTCTGAACAATAAATTCAACAAGTGTTTCTCTAATAAATCATCTGTATCTTTCACTTTAACTgccttgtgagtttttacttcttcATTAAACTTCTCTGAAGGGTGTTAGTAATATTCTAAGATTTTGTGGCTATTGCACACAAACTTGAGTTGCTTTAGTGGAGACATCAGTGTAATTCTGTTCTTGTGTttccaaaacaaaaacaacaaaacggCTGTTTAAAACTGGATCACCACTGATTACTAGAGCAGAAAAACTAGCCGCTGCACAGACACAGATCAGCTACAAGTAAAGATCTGATTTGATATTCTTCTCCGGTTTGATAAAAGACTACACACTCTTCACATCACAGAAATTTATTGATGTCAAAAGAGAAATACATTCAGTTCTACTGTGACCGTTTATAGCTGTAGGgtgtgcgccccccccccccccccccccccggatgcTGATGCAAGACCAGTTTACCACTAAGTAGAGAAATAGACAGACTAGATCCACATACAAATTCAACATTACAAATCTTACTTTGCCGTTTGGACAGAGTAAAAGCTAAAGAGAGCAGTCCACTACACCAAGGTGCAACAGTTCCAAATCTACAGTATTTACAAAACAGCTATCCAAAATAATCACTTCTCAAGAAAACGGTAAGAAACATCACAGGAATGTCAAAATAGTCACAAGAAGGTAGTACACTGCCCAGTGAGGACGACAAGAACTTGGACACTTTGCTTAATTCAAGCAAATTTACACATCTGAGTGGAAAGAACAACAAAGTGGCAGATTTTCTGTTTTTCAGCAGTTTATAACAAGTTTAGACATGTAAGGAACATTTAACCTGATTTTCCTATTTTCTGATAGTTTTTGGATTTCTGTGTGTTCATTTGGAATAAATAAATGCATGATTTGATTGTAAGAATCTTTATTCTGAACGGTTAGCTTTAAGTTTGTGCACAGCTCATTAGAGATACAACATGCTGGAGTTAAAGGGAGACTCTATGAATCATGGCTACAAACTGACAAACCTTCAAGAACCAGGTGAGTGAGACACCTGTTGTGATGAGATGGAGGTGAATGCTTTTACGGATGGATTCCAAATATACTATGGTCTTTCTGTCTGCAGATGGAGGACGTTATTGAGTCCTAAAGGATGTCCAAAAGCCAGTCAAATAGGCTGGCCTGGATAGCCTGTCCCGCCTCTTCCTCGTGAAGCTTGCAGAACTGAACCACGGCGCTGAAGAGGTCCTTGATCCGCCATGCCTTCTGAGCCATCAGGTGGACCACCCTCTGAAACTGAGATAAATTACATCAAATCTAAAAGTTTAACATAAAGAACTTCTGTTTGAAAGAGtgtatcatcagcttcaacagctcGCATGTCCACACCTTTACCACTTTCTTCTCTTTGGACTTCCTGAAGTAGAGAGCAGGAAGTCCTAATTCAGAGGCAGCAATCCACTGCAGGGCCACTCTGAGCTCAGAGTCCATACGCTCCTGCTCCAGGTTGCAGTTTACCACCAAAAACTGCCTCAGGATGCTGCTGCCACCTGCTGAAGGTCCTGCAGGGCTCTCTGAAACATCAAAAGCGCAGAGATACACTACAGCTCATCATTCAACATCAAAATAGTATGGGACTGCAGAAATAATTCTCTTTTTATACTCTGGCATTAAAAGTAATACCTAATACTGCAACATATTGAGTTTCATAAGAAATAATCTAACTTTTGATCATCTTAAACAATTAAACAAGAACTTATTTTTTGGTTAAAACCATCAACTACTTCTTTTTTCCAACATTTCAGTTCATTTCAAGTTGTAGTTTTTCCCTTAAAACAAGAGCCTGGTTTACTACTGTAGTTTGCTGGATATTAATCAGCAGAAAATATTTCTAAACTTTTGTTCTCACGTCTTCCAGTGTTGGGATCAGTATTAGTGAGACGGCTTGGAGACTGTGTGATTACATTTTACTTTAAGCAGATTTCTCACCACAAATTACAAATGGGAGTTAAAGAAATAAGAATGCAGCTCATGTAGAAATGTTTTTTGTTGCAAATTAAATAGAACTGATGTCTGGGTTGAAGTGGTTTAAACAATAAATCTTGCAAAGTGAAAGCAGAGATGATTAATGACCAATTTCACTCATGTTCGGTGCATTTGCTGCTACATTTGCTCTCTAGTAAAAATGAGAGTCAATCATTGTTGGGGATAAAatactctggcgctcctgtttcaggaagtggaagTAAGTCGGACGAAGGGGAGCAGAACAGGACAGGATTTAGAGTATTGCtcattattatttcctgatatttggacatgtcaactctattggctaacagcaatctgactttaccactgactccaATTACTTTGCACTGTTGATTTTTTTATCTCAgctaataactcaagcctgaaggagttctactgtgtggtggagttgctaatgctaaccgttagctgagatgtgctctgctctctactggacgctaaaccaacaaccccCAGCCCGAGCCAagatggctgagtccatgaatgctaatttccactgtgacgtagatctgactggcttttctaatccgaatgTTTTCCATCAGCAGCAAATGCAGAAAATAGagatagaagactattttcacatttagcctgcatgttaaactcagcaaGATCAATCATAATGaaaaataatgagtaaaaaaAGTTTTCTTGATGAACTTGCCATTTAAAAATGGCAACTATTGGAGTTGACGAAGCAGAGCTCATTGAACTTCTTTGTAAAAGCAGATTTTAACTAAATAACAAGCATCTAGTCAGAATGTAACTGGGCTGTGATAACGTGCCAACAGGATGGTAGTTTTCAAACATTCTTATAACATCTGCAAGGGTTCTTTATTTTTCAAGTGAGCAGGACCCAGCTCTTGTGTGAGATGAAAGTCAAAGAAATGTTagacaggtcaccaaacaaacctACTTTGTTATAAAATGAGGGAAGTTGTAAACTATTTGAAACAAAAATAACATGTGTGACTAAATTGCAACAAGAGAATCGGCTCAACGTTAAAGATTTGTTTTGTTGTCATATATAGAAAGTGTCCCAAAAAGACAATTCTGTCTTTCCAATGAGTCACCAGCAATGAGACCAGCAAAATCCTGACAAAGTAAAGAATGTTGCATTGCTAACCTTTTTATGGTAACTAGAAAAAACACAAGAATCCTTTACTACACACTTATCCAAAGGGcttttgaatgaaggcaactagaCTTTGGTTTTGTtcagcttctcatccgaggagctttgtcaattctgactagaatatgggagggtcaagcttataaactgtagttgtctgttgttgcttaactcattcactgccattgacgagtcgactgaagtcgtcatttttgatccaaccgttcactgccaatgacgactatagtcatttgcatttttttactgtttgggcatcggaacgagccccggcgcctagagaacaaacatctcagctctgaagccgatcttcaaccccatgcgtcacacgtcacatgatcaggaagcagaaaatccatgtgttaggatcatgaaagaacggataacgctcaaaacacgcggattcttcctgatgtaagaggtgagtttccgctttgttttggttgttctggcgtcgacatcatcctagcgcgcaaccttctgtcactcttaaaaaaacagtaaaaacagcgagaaatgctggcagcgaaggcctttagcaatcaggaaacgtctggcagcgaatgagttaaggagCAGAAACTACTGAAGGTGaaaaagtacacattctggacagagaagatagatggtttgagagaggagcaaAATAAGCTATCCATGGCAAATAGGAAAGACTTACATAAATAGAAGAGGCAgcctcaggtttcacctttccagcacctttAATGCAGGTTTAATCCttaaacagtttcagtctaggtcacatcctcctgcat
Encoded here:
- the daw1 gene encoding dynein assembly factor with WD repeat domains 1 isoform X3; the protein is MRTKSIDLLHLTPGANPDELAAEIQQSESLITESMSEQVKKLVLRLQEKQGQQDHHRFCFCKELKAHILPLTNVAFDKHGSRFITGSYDRTCRVWDTASGKELHILEGHRNVVYAVTFNNPYGDKIATGSFDKTCRLWCAETGRCFHTFRGHTAEVVCLAFNPQSTLVATGSMDATAKLWDVESGQEVATLAGHTAEVLSLCFNTLGNLLVTGSFDHTAAVWDVASKRRVYTLIGHMGEISNVQFNWDCSLIVSGSMDKTCKLWEAVSGKCVATLVGHTQEVLDVCFDLSGQLIASASADGTARVFSAPTHQCLVTLKGHGAEISKICFSPQGSRVLTASSDKTARLWDVHSGACLQILEGHTDEIFSCVFNYEGDTIITGSKDNTCRIWY
- the daw1 gene encoding dynein assembly factor with WD repeat domains 1 isoform X1, giving the protein MKLKRFLLRYYPPGIILEYEKGGCMRTKSIDLLHLTPGANPDELAAEIQQSESLITESMSEQVKKLVLRLQEKQGQQDHHRFCFCKELKAHILPLTNVAFDKHGSRFITGSYDRTCRVWDTASGKELHILEGHRNVVYAVTFNNPYGDKIATGSFDKTCRLWCAETGRCFHTFRGHTAEVVCLAFNPQSTLVATGSMDATAKLWDVESGQEVATLAGHTAEVLSLCFNTLGNLLVTGSFDHTAAVWDVASKRRVYTLIGHMGEISNVQFNWDCSLIVSGSMDKTCKLWEAVSGKCVATLVGHTQEVLDVCFDLSGQLIASASADGTARVFSAPTHQCLVTLKGHGAEISKICFSPQGSRVLTASSDKTARLWDVHSGACLQILEGHTDEIFSCVFNYEGDTIITGSKDNTCRIWY
- the daw1 gene encoding dynein assembly factor with WD repeat domains 1 isoform X2, which gives rise to MLQCLGIILEYEKGGCMRTKSIDLLHLTPGANPDELAAEIQQSESLITESMSEQVKKLVLRLQEKQGQQDHHRFCFCKELKAHILPLTNVAFDKHGSRFITGSYDRTCRVWDTASGKELHILEGHRNVVYAVTFNNPYGDKIATGSFDKTCRLWCAETGRCFHTFRGHTAEVVCLAFNPQSTLVATGSMDATAKLWDVESGQEVATLAGHTAEVLSLCFNTLGNLLVTGSFDHTAAVWDVASKRRVYTLIGHMGEISNVQFNWDCSLIVSGSMDKTCKLWEAVSGKCVATLVGHTQEVLDVCFDLSGQLIASASADGTARVFSAPTHQCLVTLKGHGAEISKICFSPQGSRVLTASSDKTARLWDVHSGACLQILEGHTDEIFSCVFNYEGDTIITGSKDNTCRIWY